A region of Chelonia mydas isolate rCheMyd1 chromosome 7, rCheMyd1.pri.v2, whole genome shotgun sequence DNA encodes the following proteins:
- the IL17RC gene encoding interleukin-17 receptor C isoform X1 has translation MQAVGLGLFLLLLPRVGLRAPPDSVSCSQGLSCWLLEADVLCSPGAVGLASGPVLVPTQMRMESVLHCTAASDCSPCVKVELQLAVLGPQEEVAGEGIRDGAGLDALRHRDSGPLRSWVLLSVQTYPSSRCVALEVQLPRTLARPNHTVGSLWFHCFEAVLRGELHVTSYTSPRYREVLSQTHRVPDCSWPAARAAIRLCQVPRLHLSVGPEHLVVQLQDVPAGQNFTMWFYWNQTSGLKGLRTEKGPQNYSLPSAQLLPCLCLQVWPDIPDPPRTSRCPFTQDPMAWTRLWAQAQLKLRLTAGRLSCSVSVPCAVPAELVPCWRPKRAGPCHELPHLRQALTLPTLHEFGTLQPHPNLCVQVWSGGRVQLMQCLLEGAMQGQPADLLLMETRDLQGNMLLCAMEHGTCVPLASSTCMGVAVGALEQQLRRDVQSGQCLQVSAVWERYCRTRGCNGSLRCVSNRQLSPQVWHAEGSVVGTGWACSLEKYLRAHWVLAWMGGLLSTFCILLLLLLKKENLKGWLKMLKEDYSSGGVLRGRRALILYSPDHAGFERLVSTLACALTRLQLAVSVELWSRAELCAMGPMQWFHAQRLRVLQEGGTVVLLFSRGAVARCTEWLLWKQGERLPRDDPYSAFSASLNCVLPDFLAGKAGGRYLVACFEDLLRPADIPELFRAVPIFTLPSQLPTFLLALAGTAAGREQKRSLKKHSLWIGDSLQRAIRECQLQKPDGHCPAQASALPGSGHVPMGAKSEVGELPPPMGST, from the exons ATGCAGGCGGTGGGCTTAGggctcttcctcctgctcctgcccagagTGGGGCTCCGCGCCCCCCCGGACTCTGTCAGCTGCTCCCAG GGCctgtcctgctggctgctgg AGGCCGACGTGTTGTGCAGCCCTGGGGCCGTGGGGCTGGCCTCTGGCCCAGTTCTGGTGCCGACCCAAATGAGGATGGAGTCTGTGCTGCACTGCACAGCAGCGTCCGACTGCTCCCCCTGCGTGAAGGTCGAGCTGCAGCTGGCTGTGCTGG GGCCCCAGGAGGAGGTGGCAGGTGAGGGGATCCGAGATGGAGCTGGGTTGGACGCCCTGCGGCATCGGGACAGTG GGCCCCTGCGGAGCTGGGTGCTGCTCTCGGTACAGACGTACCCCTCCTCCCGCTGTGTCGCCCTCGAGGTCCAGCTGCCCCGCACCCTGGCACGCCCCAACCACACCGTG ggctccctgTGGTTTCACTGCTTTGAGGCGGTCCTGCGAGGGGAGCTGCACGTCACGTCCTACACAAGTCCCCGGTACCGGGAAGTGCTGAGCCAGACGCACCGTGTGCCCG actGTTCCTGGCCTGCAGCGCGGGCTGCCATCCGGCTGTGCCAAG tgcccaggctgcacctctctGTGGGGCCGGAGCACCTGGTGGTGCAGTTGCAGGATGTGCCCGCGGGGCAGAACTTCACCATGTGGTTCTACTGGAACCAGACAAGTGGACTCAAAGGACTCAGGACAGAG AAGGGGCCTCAGAACTACAGCCTGccctctgcccagctgctgccctgcctctgcctgcag GTCTGGCCAGATATCCCGGATCCCCCCAGGACCAGCCGCTGCCCCTTCACGCAGG ACCCTATGGCGTGGACCCGGCTGTGGGCACAGGCCCAGCTGAAGCTGCGTCTCACCGCGGGGAGGCTGAGCTGCTCTGTGTCGGTGCCATGCGCTGTACCAGCCGAGCTCGTGCCCTGCTGGAGGCCGAAGAGGGCCGGGCCCTGCCATGAGCTGCCACACCTGCGTCAGGCCCTCACCCTGCCT aCTCTCCACGAGTTTGGGACGTTGCAGCCTCATCCGAACCTGTGTGTCCAG GTGTGGAGTGGTGGGCGGGTCCAGCTCATGCAGTGCCTGCTGGAAG GCGCCATGCAGGGCCAGCCGGCCGACCTCTTGCTGATGGAGACCAGGGACCTGCAGGGGAACATGTTGCTCTGTGCCATGGAGCATGGCACCTGCGTTCCACTGGCCAGCTCCACCTGCATG GGAGTTGCGGTGGGggccctggagcagcagctgcgaCGGGATGTGCAGTCAGGGCAGTGTCTGCAGGTCAGTGCTGTCTGGGAACGGTATTGTCGCACACGTGGGTGTAATGGGTCCTTGCGCTGCGTCAGTAACAGGCAGCTGTCTCCACAGGTCTGGCATGCTGAGGGCAGCGTGGTGGGCACCGGCTGGGCCTGCTCACTGGAGAAGT ATCTCCGTGCCCACTGGGTGCTGGCTTGGATGGGGGGTCTCCTCAGCACCTTCTGcatcctgctcctgctcctgctcaagAAGGAAAATCTGAAAG GGTGGCTGAAGATGCTGAAGGAGGATTATAGCTCTGGTG GGGTGCTGCGGGGCCGGCGTGCCCTGATCCTCTACTCGCCCGACCACGCCGGCTTCGAGCGGCTGGTGAGCACCCTGGCCTGTGCCCTGACACGGCTGCAGCTGGCGGTGTCAGTGGAACTGTGGAGCCGGGCTGAGCTCTGTGCCATGGGTCCCATGCAGTGGTTCCATGCCCAGCGGCTGCGGGTGCTACAGGAGGGTGGCACGGTGGTGCTGCTGTTCTCCAGGGGCGCCGTGGCCAGGTGCACGGAGTGGCTGCTCTGGAAGCAGGGGGAACGGCTGCCCCGGGACGATCCGTACAGCGCTTTCTCAGCCTCCCTCAACTGCGTCCTCCCCGATTTCCTGGCTGGCAAGGCTGGGGGCCGGTACCTGGTGGCCTGCTTTGAGGATCTCCTCCGGCCGGCCGACATCCCAGAGCTCTTCCGCGCAGTGCCCATCTTCACGCTGCCCTCCCAGCTGCCCACCTTCCTCCTGGCGCTGGCCGGCACTGCTGCCGGCAGGGAGCAGAAGAGGAGCCTGAAGAAGCACTCCCTGTGGATCGGCGACAGCCTGCAGCGCGCCATCCGAGAGTGCCAGCTGCAGAAGCCTGATGGGCACTGCCCAGCACAGGCGTCTGCCCTGCCTGGGAGCGGACACGTACCGATGGGTGCCAAGAGTGAGGTTGGGGAGCTCCCTCCACCCATGGGCTCCACGTGA
- the IL17RC gene encoding interleukin-17 receptor C isoform X2, with product MQAVGLGLFLLLLPRVGLRAPPDSVSCSQGLSCWLLEADVLCSPGAVGLASGPVLVPTQMRMESVLHCTAASDCSPCVKVELQLAVLGPQEEVAGEGIRDGAGLDALRHRDSGPLRSWVLLSVQTYPSSRCVALEVQLPRTLARPNHTVGSLWFHCFEAVLRGELHVTSYTSPRYREVLSQTHRVPDCSWPAARAAIRLCQVPRLHLSVGPEHLVVQLQDVPAGQNFTMWFYWNQTSGLKGLRTEKGPQNYSLPSAQLLPCLCLQVWPDIPDPPRTSRCPFTQDPMAWTRLWAQAQLKLRLTAGRLSCSVSVPCAVPAELVPCWRPKRAGPCHELPHLRQALTLPTLHEFGTLQPHPNLCVQVWSGGRVQLMQCLLEGAMQGQPADLLLMETRDLQGNMLLCAMEHGTCVPLASSTCMGVAVGALEQQLRRDVQSGQCLQVWHAEGSVVGTGWACSLEKYLRAHWVLAWMGGLLSTFCILLLLLLKKENLKGWLKMLKEDYSSGGVLRGRRALILYSPDHAGFERLVSTLACALTRLQLAVSVELWSRAELCAMGPMQWFHAQRLRVLQEGGTVVLLFSRGAVARCTEWLLWKQGERLPRDDPYSAFSASLNCVLPDFLAGKAGGRYLVACFEDLLRPADIPELFRAVPIFTLPSQLPTFLLALAGTAAGREQKRSLKKHSLWIGDSLQRAIRECQLQKPDGHCPAQASALPGSGHVPMGAKSEVGELPPPMGST from the exons ATGCAGGCGGTGGGCTTAGggctcttcctcctgctcctgcccagagTGGGGCTCCGCGCCCCCCCGGACTCTGTCAGCTGCTCCCAG GGCctgtcctgctggctgctgg AGGCCGACGTGTTGTGCAGCCCTGGGGCCGTGGGGCTGGCCTCTGGCCCAGTTCTGGTGCCGACCCAAATGAGGATGGAGTCTGTGCTGCACTGCACAGCAGCGTCCGACTGCTCCCCCTGCGTGAAGGTCGAGCTGCAGCTGGCTGTGCTGG GGCCCCAGGAGGAGGTGGCAGGTGAGGGGATCCGAGATGGAGCTGGGTTGGACGCCCTGCGGCATCGGGACAGTG GGCCCCTGCGGAGCTGGGTGCTGCTCTCGGTACAGACGTACCCCTCCTCCCGCTGTGTCGCCCTCGAGGTCCAGCTGCCCCGCACCCTGGCACGCCCCAACCACACCGTG ggctccctgTGGTTTCACTGCTTTGAGGCGGTCCTGCGAGGGGAGCTGCACGTCACGTCCTACACAAGTCCCCGGTACCGGGAAGTGCTGAGCCAGACGCACCGTGTGCCCG actGTTCCTGGCCTGCAGCGCGGGCTGCCATCCGGCTGTGCCAAG tgcccaggctgcacctctctGTGGGGCCGGAGCACCTGGTGGTGCAGTTGCAGGATGTGCCCGCGGGGCAGAACTTCACCATGTGGTTCTACTGGAACCAGACAAGTGGACTCAAAGGACTCAGGACAGAG AAGGGGCCTCAGAACTACAGCCTGccctctgcccagctgctgccctgcctctgcctgcag GTCTGGCCAGATATCCCGGATCCCCCCAGGACCAGCCGCTGCCCCTTCACGCAGG ACCCTATGGCGTGGACCCGGCTGTGGGCACAGGCCCAGCTGAAGCTGCGTCTCACCGCGGGGAGGCTGAGCTGCTCTGTGTCGGTGCCATGCGCTGTACCAGCCGAGCTCGTGCCCTGCTGGAGGCCGAAGAGGGCCGGGCCCTGCCATGAGCTGCCACACCTGCGTCAGGCCCTCACCCTGCCT aCTCTCCACGAGTTTGGGACGTTGCAGCCTCATCCGAACCTGTGTGTCCAG GTGTGGAGTGGTGGGCGGGTCCAGCTCATGCAGTGCCTGCTGGAAG GCGCCATGCAGGGCCAGCCGGCCGACCTCTTGCTGATGGAGACCAGGGACCTGCAGGGGAACATGTTGCTCTGTGCCATGGAGCATGGCACCTGCGTTCCACTGGCCAGCTCCACCTGCATG GGAGTTGCGGTGGGggccctggagcagcagctgcgaCGGGATGTGCAGTCAGGGCAGTGTCTGCAG GTCTGGCATGCTGAGGGCAGCGTGGTGGGCACCGGCTGGGCCTGCTCACTGGAGAAGT ATCTCCGTGCCCACTGGGTGCTGGCTTGGATGGGGGGTCTCCTCAGCACCTTCTGcatcctgctcctgctcctgctcaagAAGGAAAATCTGAAAG GGTGGCTGAAGATGCTGAAGGAGGATTATAGCTCTGGTG GGGTGCTGCGGGGCCGGCGTGCCCTGATCCTCTACTCGCCCGACCACGCCGGCTTCGAGCGGCTGGTGAGCACCCTGGCCTGTGCCCTGACACGGCTGCAGCTGGCGGTGTCAGTGGAACTGTGGAGCCGGGCTGAGCTCTGTGCCATGGGTCCCATGCAGTGGTTCCATGCCCAGCGGCTGCGGGTGCTACAGGAGGGTGGCACGGTGGTGCTGCTGTTCTCCAGGGGCGCCGTGGCCAGGTGCACGGAGTGGCTGCTCTGGAAGCAGGGGGAACGGCTGCCCCGGGACGATCCGTACAGCGCTTTCTCAGCCTCCCTCAACTGCGTCCTCCCCGATTTCCTGGCTGGCAAGGCTGGGGGCCGGTACCTGGTGGCCTGCTTTGAGGATCTCCTCCGGCCGGCCGACATCCCAGAGCTCTTCCGCGCAGTGCCCATCTTCACGCTGCCCTCCCAGCTGCCCACCTTCCTCCTGGCGCTGGCCGGCACTGCTGCCGGCAGGGAGCAGAAGAGGAGCCTGAAGAAGCACTCCCTGTGGATCGGCGACAGCCTGCAGCGCGCCATCCGAGAGTGCCAGCTGCAGAAGCCTGATGGGCACTGCCCAGCACAGGCGTCTGCCCTGCCTGGGAGCGGACACGTACCGATGGGTGCCAAGAGTGAGGTTGGGGAGCTCCCTCCACCCATGGGCTCCACGTGA
- the IL17RC gene encoding interleukin-17 receptor C isoform X3, with the protein MQAVGLGLFLLLLPRVGLRAPPDSVSCSQGLSCWLLEADVLCSPGAVGLASGPVLVPTQMRMESVLHCTAASDCSPCVKVELQLAVLGPQEEVAGEGIRDGAGLDALRHRDSGPLRSWVLLSVQTYPSSRCVALEVQLPRTLARPNHTVGSLWFHCFEAVLRGELHVTSYTSPRYREVLSQTHRVPVPRLHLSVGPEHLVVQLQDVPAGQNFTMWFYWNQTSGLKGLRTEKGPQNYSLPSAQLLPCLCLQVWPDIPDPPRTSRCPFTQDPMAWTRLWAQAQLKLRLTAGRLSCSVSVPCAVPAELVPCWRPKRAGPCHELPHLRQALTLPTLHEFGTLQPHPNLCVQVWSGGRVQLMQCLLEGAMQGQPADLLLMETRDLQGNMLLCAMEHGTCVPLASSTCMGVAVGALEQQLRRDVQSGQCLQVWHAEGSVVGTGWACSLEKYLRAHWVLAWMGGLLSTFCILLLLLLKKENLKGWLKMLKEDYSSGGVLRGRRALILYSPDHAGFERLVSTLACALTRLQLAVSVELWSRAELCAMGPMQWFHAQRLRVLQEGGTVVLLFSRGAVARCTEWLLWKQGERLPRDDPYSAFSASLNCVLPDFLAGKAGGRYLVACFEDLLRPADIPELFRAVPIFTLPSQLPTFLLALAGTAAGREQKRSLKKHSLWIGDSLQRAIRECQLQKPDGHCPAQASALPGSGHVPMGAKSEVGELPPPMGST; encoded by the exons ATGCAGGCGGTGGGCTTAGggctcttcctcctgctcctgcccagagTGGGGCTCCGCGCCCCCCCGGACTCTGTCAGCTGCTCCCAG GGCctgtcctgctggctgctgg AGGCCGACGTGTTGTGCAGCCCTGGGGCCGTGGGGCTGGCCTCTGGCCCAGTTCTGGTGCCGACCCAAATGAGGATGGAGTCTGTGCTGCACTGCACAGCAGCGTCCGACTGCTCCCCCTGCGTGAAGGTCGAGCTGCAGCTGGCTGTGCTGG GGCCCCAGGAGGAGGTGGCAGGTGAGGGGATCCGAGATGGAGCTGGGTTGGACGCCCTGCGGCATCGGGACAGTG GGCCCCTGCGGAGCTGGGTGCTGCTCTCGGTACAGACGTACCCCTCCTCCCGCTGTGTCGCCCTCGAGGTCCAGCTGCCCCGCACCCTGGCACGCCCCAACCACACCGTG ggctccctgTGGTTTCACTGCTTTGAGGCGGTCCTGCGAGGGGAGCTGCACGTCACGTCCTACACAAGTCCCCGGTACCGGGAAGTGCTGAGCCAGACGCACCGTGTGCCCG tgcccaggctgcacctctctGTGGGGCCGGAGCACCTGGTGGTGCAGTTGCAGGATGTGCCCGCGGGGCAGAACTTCACCATGTGGTTCTACTGGAACCAGACAAGTGGACTCAAAGGACTCAGGACAGAG AAGGGGCCTCAGAACTACAGCCTGccctctgcccagctgctgccctgcctctgcctgcag GTCTGGCCAGATATCCCGGATCCCCCCAGGACCAGCCGCTGCCCCTTCACGCAGG ACCCTATGGCGTGGACCCGGCTGTGGGCACAGGCCCAGCTGAAGCTGCGTCTCACCGCGGGGAGGCTGAGCTGCTCTGTGTCGGTGCCATGCGCTGTACCAGCCGAGCTCGTGCCCTGCTGGAGGCCGAAGAGGGCCGGGCCCTGCCATGAGCTGCCACACCTGCGTCAGGCCCTCACCCTGCCT aCTCTCCACGAGTTTGGGACGTTGCAGCCTCATCCGAACCTGTGTGTCCAG GTGTGGAGTGGTGGGCGGGTCCAGCTCATGCAGTGCCTGCTGGAAG GCGCCATGCAGGGCCAGCCGGCCGACCTCTTGCTGATGGAGACCAGGGACCTGCAGGGGAACATGTTGCTCTGTGCCATGGAGCATGGCACCTGCGTTCCACTGGCCAGCTCCACCTGCATG GGAGTTGCGGTGGGggccctggagcagcagctgcgaCGGGATGTGCAGTCAGGGCAGTGTCTGCAG GTCTGGCATGCTGAGGGCAGCGTGGTGGGCACCGGCTGGGCCTGCTCACTGGAGAAGT ATCTCCGTGCCCACTGGGTGCTGGCTTGGATGGGGGGTCTCCTCAGCACCTTCTGcatcctgctcctgctcctgctcaagAAGGAAAATCTGAAAG GGTGGCTGAAGATGCTGAAGGAGGATTATAGCTCTGGTG GGGTGCTGCGGGGCCGGCGTGCCCTGATCCTCTACTCGCCCGACCACGCCGGCTTCGAGCGGCTGGTGAGCACCCTGGCCTGTGCCCTGACACGGCTGCAGCTGGCGGTGTCAGTGGAACTGTGGAGCCGGGCTGAGCTCTGTGCCATGGGTCCCATGCAGTGGTTCCATGCCCAGCGGCTGCGGGTGCTACAGGAGGGTGGCACGGTGGTGCTGCTGTTCTCCAGGGGCGCCGTGGCCAGGTGCACGGAGTGGCTGCTCTGGAAGCAGGGGGAACGGCTGCCCCGGGACGATCCGTACAGCGCTTTCTCAGCCTCCCTCAACTGCGTCCTCCCCGATTTCCTGGCTGGCAAGGCTGGGGGCCGGTACCTGGTGGCCTGCTTTGAGGATCTCCTCCGGCCGGCCGACATCCCAGAGCTCTTCCGCGCAGTGCCCATCTTCACGCTGCCCTCCCAGCTGCCCACCTTCCTCCTGGCGCTGGCCGGCACTGCTGCCGGCAGGGAGCAGAAGAGGAGCCTGAAGAAGCACTCCCTGTGGATCGGCGACAGCCTGCAGCGCGCCATCCGAGAGTGCCAGCTGCAGAAGCCTGATGGGCACTGCCCAGCACAGGCGTCTGCCCTGCCTGGGAGCGGACACGTACCGATGGGTGCCAAGAGTGAGGTTGGGGAGCTCCCTCCACCCATGGGCTCCACGTGA
- the IL17RC gene encoding interleukin-17 receptor C isoform X4 yields MRMESVLHCTAASDCSPCVKVELQLAVLGPQEEVAGEGIRDGAGLDALRHRDSGPLRSWVLLSVQTYPSSRCVALEVQLPRTLARPNHTVGSLWFHCFEAVLRGELHVTSYTSPRYREVLSQTHRVPDCSWPAARAAIRLCQVPRLHLSVGPEHLVVQLQDVPAGQNFTMWFYWNQTSGLKGLRTEKGPQNYSLPSAQLLPCLCLQVWPDIPDPPRTSRCPFTQDPMAWTRLWAQAQLKLRLTAGRLSCSVSVPCAVPAELVPCWRPKRAGPCHELPHLRQALTLPTLHEFGTLQPHPNLCVQVWSGGRVQLMQCLLEGAMQGQPADLLLMETRDLQGNMLLCAMEHGTCVPLASSTCMGVAVGALEQQLRRDVQSGQCLQVWHAEGSVVGTGWACSLEKYLRAHWVLAWMGGLLSTFCILLLLLLKKENLKGWLKMLKEDYSSGGVLRGRRALILYSPDHAGFERLVSTLACALTRLQLAVSVELWSRAELCAMGPMQWFHAQRLRVLQEGGTVVLLFSRGAVARCTEWLLWKQGERLPRDDPYSAFSASLNCVLPDFLAGKAGGRYLVACFEDLLRPADIPELFRAVPIFTLPSQLPTFLLALAGTAAGREQKRSLKKHSLWIGDSLQRAIRECQLQKPDGHCPAQASALPGSGHVPMGAKSEVGELPPPMGST; encoded by the exons ATGAGGATGGAGTCTGTGCTGCACTGCACAGCAGCGTCCGACTGCTCCCCCTGCGTGAAGGTCGAGCTGCAGCTGGCTGTGCTGG GGCCCCAGGAGGAGGTGGCAGGTGAGGGGATCCGAGATGGAGCTGGGTTGGACGCCCTGCGGCATCGGGACAGTG GGCCCCTGCGGAGCTGGGTGCTGCTCTCGGTACAGACGTACCCCTCCTCCCGCTGTGTCGCCCTCGAGGTCCAGCTGCCCCGCACCCTGGCACGCCCCAACCACACCGTG ggctccctgTGGTTTCACTGCTTTGAGGCGGTCCTGCGAGGGGAGCTGCACGTCACGTCCTACACAAGTCCCCGGTACCGGGAAGTGCTGAGCCAGACGCACCGTGTGCCCG actGTTCCTGGCCTGCAGCGCGGGCTGCCATCCGGCTGTGCCAAG tgcccaggctgcacctctctGTGGGGCCGGAGCACCTGGTGGTGCAGTTGCAGGATGTGCCCGCGGGGCAGAACTTCACCATGTGGTTCTACTGGAACCAGACAAGTGGACTCAAAGGACTCAGGACAGAG AAGGGGCCTCAGAACTACAGCCTGccctctgcccagctgctgccctgcctctgcctgcag GTCTGGCCAGATATCCCGGATCCCCCCAGGACCAGCCGCTGCCCCTTCACGCAGG ACCCTATGGCGTGGACCCGGCTGTGGGCACAGGCCCAGCTGAAGCTGCGTCTCACCGCGGGGAGGCTGAGCTGCTCTGTGTCGGTGCCATGCGCTGTACCAGCCGAGCTCGTGCCCTGCTGGAGGCCGAAGAGGGCCGGGCCCTGCCATGAGCTGCCACACCTGCGTCAGGCCCTCACCCTGCCT aCTCTCCACGAGTTTGGGACGTTGCAGCCTCATCCGAACCTGTGTGTCCAG GTGTGGAGTGGTGGGCGGGTCCAGCTCATGCAGTGCCTGCTGGAAG GCGCCATGCAGGGCCAGCCGGCCGACCTCTTGCTGATGGAGACCAGGGACCTGCAGGGGAACATGTTGCTCTGTGCCATGGAGCATGGCACCTGCGTTCCACTGGCCAGCTCCACCTGCATG GGAGTTGCGGTGGGggccctggagcagcagctgcgaCGGGATGTGCAGTCAGGGCAGTGTCTGCAG GTCTGGCATGCTGAGGGCAGCGTGGTGGGCACCGGCTGGGCCTGCTCACTGGAGAAGT ATCTCCGTGCCCACTGGGTGCTGGCTTGGATGGGGGGTCTCCTCAGCACCTTCTGcatcctgctcctgctcctgctcaagAAGGAAAATCTGAAAG GGTGGCTGAAGATGCTGAAGGAGGATTATAGCTCTGGTG GGGTGCTGCGGGGCCGGCGTGCCCTGATCCTCTACTCGCCCGACCACGCCGGCTTCGAGCGGCTGGTGAGCACCCTGGCCTGTGCCCTGACACGGCTGCAGCTGGCGGTGTCAGTGGAACTGTGGAGCCGGGCTGAGCTCTGTGCCATGGGTCCCATGCAGTGGTTCCATGCCCAGCGGCTGCGGGTGCTACAGGAGGGTGGCACGGTGGTGCTGCTGTTCTCCAGGGGCGCCGTGGCCAGGTGCACGGAGTGGCTGCTCTGGAAGCAGGGGGAACGGCTGCCCCGGGACGATCCGTACAGCGCTTTCTCAGCCTCCCTCAACTGCGTCCTCCCCGATTTCCTGGCTGGCAAGGCTGGGGGCCGGTACCTGGTGGCCTGCTTTGAGGATCTCCTCCGGCCGGCCGACATCCCAGAGCTCTTCCGCGCAGTGCCCATCTTCACGCTGCCCTCCCAGCTGCCCACCTTCCTCCTGGCGCTGGCCGGCACTGCTGCCGGCAGGGAGCAGAAGAGGAGCCTGAAGAAGCACTCCCTGTGGATCGGCGACAGCCTGCAGCGCGCCATCCGAGAGTGCCAGCTGCAGAAGCCTGATGGGCACTGCCCAGCACAGGCGTCTGCCCTGCCTGGGAGCGGACACGTACCGATGGGTGCCAAGAGTGAGGTTGGGGAGCTCCCTCCACCCATGGGCTCCACGTGA
- the IL17RC gene encoding interleukin-17 receptor C isoform X5 produces the protein MELGWTPCGIGTVGSLWFHCFEAVLRGELHVTSYTSPRYREVLSQTHRVPDCSWPAARAAIRLCQVPRLHLSVGPEHLVVQLQDVPAGQNFTMWFYWNQTSGLKGLRTEKGPQNYSLPSAQLLPCLCLQVWPDIPDPPRTSRCPFTQDPMAWTRLWAQAQLKLRLTAGRLSCSVSVPCAVPAELVPCWRPKRAGPCHELPHLRQALTLPTLHEFGTLQPHPNLCVQVWSGGRVQLMQCLLEGAMQGQPADLLLMETRDLQGNMLLCAMEHGTCVPLASSTCMGVAVGALEQQLRRDVQSGQCLQVWHAEGSVVGTGWACSLEKYLRAHWVLAWMGGLLSTFCILLLLLLKKENLKGWLKMLKEDYSSGGVLRGRRALILYSPDHAGFERLVSTLACALTRLQLAVSVELWSRAELCAMGPMQWFHAQRLRVLQEGGTVVLLFSRGAVARCTEWLLWKQGERLPRDDPYSAFSASLNCVLPDFLAGKAGGRYLVACFEDLLRPADIPELFRAVPIFTLPSQLPTFLLALAGTAAGREQKRSLKKHSLWIGDSLQRAIRECQLQKPDGHCPAQASALPGSGHVPMGAKSEVGELPPPMGST, from the exons ATGGAGCTGGGTTGGACGCCCTGCGGCATCGGGACAGTG ggctccctgTGGTTTCACTGCTTTGAGGCGGTCCTGCGAGGGGAGCTGCACGTCACGTCCTACACAAGTCCCCGGTACCGGGAAGTGCTGAGCCAGACGCACCGTGTGCCCG actGTTCCTGGCCTGCAGCGCGGGCTGCCATCCGGCTGTGCCAAG tgcccaggctgcacctctctGTGGGGCCGGAGCACCTGGTGGTGCAGTTGCAGGATGTGCCCGCGGGGCAGAACTTCACCATGTGGTTCTACTGGAACCAGACAAGTGGACTCAAAGGACTCAGGACAGAG AAGGGGCCTCAGAACTACAGCCTGccctctgcccagctgctgccctgcctctgcctgcag GTCTGGCCAGATATCCCGGATCCCCCCAGGACCAGCCGCTGCCCCTTCACGCAGG ACCCTATGGCGTGGACCCGGCTGTGGGCACAGGCCCAGCTGAAGCTGCGTCTCACCGCGGGGAGGCTGAGCTGCTCTGTGTCGGTGCCATGCGCTGTACCAGCCGAGCTCGTGCCCTGCTGGAGGCCGAAGAGGGCCGGGCCCTGCCATGAGCTGCCACACCTGCGTCAGGCCCTCACCCTGCCT aCTCTCCACGAGTTTGGGACGTTGCAGCCTCATCCGAACCTGTGTGTCCAG GTGTGGAGTGGTGGGCGGGTCCAGCTCATGCAGTGCCTGCTGGAAG GCGCCATGCAGGGCCAGCCGGCCGACCTCTTGCTGATGGAGACCAGGGACCTGCAGGGGAACATGTTGCTCTGTGCCATGGAGCATGGCACCTGCGTTCCACTGGCCAGCTCCACCTGCATG GGAGTTGCGGTGGGggccctggagcagcagctgcgaCGGGATGTGCAGTCAGGGCAGTGTCTGCAG GTCTGGCATGCTGAGGGCAGCGTGGTGGGCACCGGCTGGGCCTGCTCACTGGAGAAGT ATCTCCGTGCCCACTGGGTGCTGGCTTGGATGGGGGGTCTCCTCAGCACCTTCTGcatcctgctcctgctcctgctcaagAAGGAAAATCTGAAAG GGTGGCTGAAGATGCTGAAGGAGGATTATAGCTCTGGTG GGGTGCTGCGGGGCCGGCGTGCCCTGATCCTCTACTCGCCCGACCACGCCGGCTTCGAGCGGCTGGTGAGCACCCTGGCCTGTGCCCTGACACGGCTGCAGCTGGCGGTGTCAGTGGAACTGTGGAGCCGGGCTGAGCTCTGTGCCATGGGTCCCATGCAGTGGTTCCATGCCCAGCGGCTGCGGGTGCTACAGGAGGGTGGCACGGTGGTGCTGCTGTTCTCCAGGGGCGCCGTGGCCAGGTGCACGGAGTGGCTGCTCTGGAAGCAGGGGGAACGGCTGCCCCGGGACGATCCGTACAGCGCTTTCTCAGCCTCCCTCAACTGCGTCCTCCCCGATTTCCTGGCTGGCAAGGCTGGGGGCCGGTACCTGGTGGCCTGCTTTGAGGATCTCCTCCGGCCGGCCGACATCCCAGAGCTCTTCCGCGCAGTGCCCATCTTCACGCTGCCCTCCCAGCTGCCCACCTTCCTCCTGGCGCTGGCCGGCACTGCTGCCGGCAGGGAGCAGAAGAGGAGCCTGAAGAAGCACTCCCTGTGGATCGGCGACAGCCTGCAGCGCGCCATCCGAGAGTGCCAGCTGCAGAAGCCTGATGGGCACTGCCCAGCACAGGCGTCTGCCCTGCCTGGGAGCGGACACGTACCGATGGGTGCCAAGAGTGAGGTTGGGGAGCTCCCTCCACCCATGGGCTCCACGTGA